One segment of Qingrenia yutianensis DNA contains the following:
- a CDS encoding BlaI/MecI/CopY family transcriptional regulator, producing MTNINIGEAELEIMKAVWKADGPIGSSAIGKAVEEKGWKRTTIATFLARLVEKGALSAERRGKAWYYTPLITAKEYKKSQVKSLIKNLFNGSAENLVASLFEDEQFSENDIKELRAIFDDRGEKK from the coding sequence ATGACAAATATTAACATAGGTGAAGCGGAGCTTGAAATTATGAAAGCAGTATGGAAAGCGGACGGCCCGATAGGCTCGTCGGCAATCGGAAAAGCCGTTGAAGAAAAAGGCTGGAAACGCACAACGATTGCAACGTTTCTTGCGCGCCTTGTCGAAAAGGGAGCATTGTCCGCCGAAAGACGGGGCAAAGCGTGGTATTACACACCGCTTATAACGGCAAAGGAATATAAAAAATCGCAGGTGAAAAGCCTTATAAAAAATCTGTTTAACGGTTCAGCCGAAAATCTTGTGGCATCGCTTTTTGAAGATGAACAATTTTCGGAAAACGATATAAAAGAGCTGAGAGCGATTTTTGATGACAGGGGTGAGAAAAAATGA
- a CDS encoding proline--tRNA ligase yields the protein MRLSKYLLPTLREVPAEAEIVSHQLMLRAGLMRKLASGVYSYLPMGLKTLRKVENILREEMNREDAVELIMSALLPAESYMASGRWEVFGSEMFRLKDRSNRDFCLGPTHEEIFTETVKNTVKSYKQLPMTIYQIQTKYRDERRPRFGVIRSREFIMKDAYSFDKDEQGLDVSYKKMYSAYNKAFKRMGLDFIIVDADSGAMGGSGSQEFMVKSDIGEDTIAYCEKCGYSANSEKAVCIPDPAKDEEMREIEKIHTPHAGTIDELVEGLNQTADNFAKTLIYNADGKFVAVMVRGDRDVNETKLANHLKAVSLELASPADVMEITHANVGFAGPINLGIEVIADNEIMNMKNFLVGANESDYHFINVNVGRDFTPDFVGDFRTVTEGDTCPKCGGKMKICQGIEVGHIFKLGTKYTEALDCTFLDEDGKPKVPIMGCYGIGVNRCVAAIIEQHSDEKGIIWPMSVAPFEVILVVPNMKSEEQKEGGEKLYEMLKNEGIDVLYDDRNERAGVKFNDADLVGIPIRITVGKKFGEGIVEFKERKSDTVLELTVEEAIKKAKEIINAEK from the coding sequence ATGAGATTATCGAAGTATTTGCTTCCCACATTAAGAGAAGTTCCTGCCGAGGCTGAAATTGTAAGCCATCAGCTTATGCTCCGCGCAGGTCTTATGCGCAAACTTGCGTCGGGAGTGTATTCCTATCTTCCTATGGGACTCAAAACACTGCGCAAAGTTGAAAATATATTAAGAGAGGAAATGAACCGTGAGGACGCGGTAGAGCTTATTATGTCGGCTCTTCTTCCTGCCGAAAGCTATATGGCGTCGGGCAGATGGGAGGTTTTTGGCTCGGAAATGTTTCGTTTGAAAGACCGCTCAAACCGTGATTTCTGCCTCGGACCGACTCACGAGGAGATTTTTACCGAAACGGTTAAAAATACTGTAAAATCGTACAAACAGCTTCCTATGACGATATACCAAATTCAAACGAAATACCGCGATGAGCGCCGTCCGAGATTTGGTGTTATAAGAAGCCGTGAGTTTATAATGAAAGACGCGTACAGCTTTGACAAGGACGAGCAGGGGCTTGACGTGTCGTATAAAAAAATGTATTCGGCATACAATAAGGCTTTTAAAAGAATGGGACTTGATTTTATAATCGTTGACGCGGATTCGGGCGCAATGGGCGGAAGCGGTTCGCAGGAATTTATGGTTAAGTCGGACATCGGCGAGGACACCATTGCATACTGCGAAAAATGCGGATACAGCGCAAACTCCGAAAAGGCGGTTTGTATTCCCGACCCGGCAAAAGACGAAGAAATGCGCGAAATCGAAAAAATCCACACACCGCACGCCGGCACGATAGATGAACTTGTTGAAGGTCTTAATCAGACTGCGGACAACTTTGCAAAAACGCTTATCTACAACGCGGACGGCAAATTTGTTGCGGTTATGGTGCGCGGTGACAGAGATGTCAACGAAACAAAGCTTGCAAACCACCTTAAAGCGGTTTCGCTTGAGCTTGCATCTCCTGCCGACGTTATGGAAATCACTCACGCAAACGTTGGTTTTGCAGGTCCTATAAATCTCGGTATTGAGGTTATTGCCGACAACGAAATTATGAATATGAAAAACTTCCTTGTGGGCGCAAACGAATCGGATTATCACTTTATAAATGTTAACGTCGGACGTGATTTTACACCCGATTTTGTCGGTGATTTCAGAACGGTTACAGAGGGCGACACCTGCCCGAAATGCGGAGGAAAAATGAAAATCTGTCAGGGTATTGAGGTTGGACACATCTTCAAACTCGGCACAAAATATACAGAGGCGCTCGACTGCACATTTCTCGACGAGGACGGAAAACCGAAGGTTCCGATTATGGGTTGCTACGGCATAGGCGTAAACCGTTGTGTTGCGGCGATTATTGAACAGCACAGCGACGAAAAAGGCATAATCTGGCCTATGAGTGTTGCACCGTTTGAGGTTATTCTGGTTGTTCCCAATATGAAAAGCGAGGAGCAGAAAGAGGGCGGAGAAAAGCTTTATGAAATGCTCAAAAACGAGGGTATAGACGTGCTCTATGATGACAGAAACGAGCGCGCTGGCGTAAAATTCAACGACGCCGACCTTGTGGGTATTCCGATAAGAATTACCGTCGGCAAAAAATTCGGCGAGGGCATTGTTGAGTTTAAAGAAAGAAAATCCGACACTGTTTTGGAACTTACGGTTGAAGAAGCAATCAAAAAGGCCAAAGAAATTATAAACGCGGAAAAATAG
- a CDS encoding iron-containing alcohol dehydrogenase, with translation MKFDFTYYNPTKIYFGKNSLENLSGELANYGKNVLLMYGKGSVKKSGLYDKVVDILKGADKNVVELSGIKSNPSYSQLKEGARLVRENDVDLILAVGGGSVIDCAKGISVSAYCEGDPWERYWVNFEDVNNKIVPVASVLTMAGTGSEMNGGSVITNEEKTLKNGRVFPSNVNPKFSILNPEYTYTVPKYQMASGIFDTMSHLCEQYFSGDDDNTTDYILEGVMRSLINSAKTAMKDSENYEARSNIMWCAAIGLNTVTGLSKEQDWEVHMIEHQIGAYTDCAHGAGLAVVSVPYYMYIAKYGIDKFVRFAKNVWGINTDGMTKEQAAESGIGALAEFIKMLELPVSLRELGVTEDMLPKIANSTVPGGGYKKMSADDILNVLKECF, from the coding sequence ATGAAATTTGATTTTACCTATTACAATCCCACAAAAATTTATTTCGGCAAAAATTCGCTTGAAAATCTTTCGGGCGAACTTGCAAACTACGGAAAAAACGTGCTTTTGATGTACGGAAAAGGATCGGTAAAAAAGAGCGGTTTGTACGACAAGGTTGTTGATATTTTAAAAGGTGCAGACAAAAATGTTGTTGAACTTTCGGGAATAAAATCAAACCCGTCGTACAGTCAGCTCAAAGAGGGAGCAAGACTTGTCCGCGAGAACGATGTTGACCTTATTCTGGCGGTCGGAGGCGGTTCAGTTATCGACTGCGCAAAGGGAATTTCGGTGTCGGCATACTGCGAGGGCGACCCGTGGGAAAGATACTGGGTTAACTTTGAGGACGTAAACAACAAAATTGTTCCCGTTGCGTCGGTTCTCACAATGGCTGGAACAGGCTCGGAGATGAACGGCGGTTCGGTTATTACAAATGAAGAAAAAACGCTTAAAAACGGCAGAGTTTTCCCGTCAAATGTGAATCCGAAATTTTCCATTCTCAACCCCGAATACACATACACCGTGCCGAAATATCAGATGGCGAGCGGAATTTTCGACACTATGTCGCACCTTTGCGAGCAGTATTTTTCGGGTGACGACGACAACACCACCGACTATATTCTTGAGGGTGTTATGCGTTCGCTTATAAACAGCGCGAAAACCGCTATGAAAGACAGCGAAAATTACGAGGCGCGAAGCAACATTATGTGGTGCGCGGCGATAGGCCTTAACACTGTGACGGGACTTTCAAAGGAGCAGGACTGGGAGGTTCATATGATTGAACATCAAATCGGCGCGTACACAGACTGTGCGCACGGTGCAGGTCTTGCGGTGGTTTCGGTGCCGTATTACATGTATATTGCAAAATACGGAATTGACAAATTTGTGAGATTTGCAAAAAATGTGTGGGGCATAAACACCGACGGTATGACTAAAGAACAGGCGGCGGAAAGCGGAATCGGCGCGCTTGCGGAGTTTATAAAAATGCTTGAACTTCCCGTGTCTTTGCGCGAGCTCGGCGTAACAGAGGATATGCTCCCCAAAATCGCAAATTCCACCGTTCCCGGCGGCGGATACAAAAAAATGAGCGCGGACGATATTTTGAACGTTTTGAAAGAATGTTTCTAA
- the gltX gene encoding glutamate--tRNA ligase — translation MSKVRTRFAPSPTGYMHIGNLRTALYAYLLTKHMGGDYILRIEDTDQERYVDGAVDLIYRTLKETGIKHDEGPDVGGDYGPYIQSERRNIYKEYAEKLVELGGAYYCFCDKERLDKLKEAQLAHKMTPKYDGCCRGLSKEEIEEKLKAGVPYVIRQKIDPHGTTSFEDAVFGKITVENSTLDDNVLLKSDGLPTYNFANVVDDHLMHITHVIRGNEYLSSTPKYNLLYQAFGWEIPTYIHVSPIIKENGKKLSKREGDASYEDFINKGYLKDAIINYIALLGWSPGGDKEIFTMDELIENFSIDGISKSPAVFDEKKLSWLNGEYIRKMTVEEFLEKANPYFEKAVKKDVDKTELARLLHDRCEKFSDIPEQIDFIDALPEYDISLYTHKKMKTNPENSLESLKNSLPVLEEISDWTEENIHNALFALIEKLGVKNGIILWPLRVALSGKAFTPGGAIELGYILGKDESVARIKKGIEKLANA, via the coding sequence ATGTCAAAGGTTAGAACCCGTTTTGCACCGAGTCCTACGGGATATATGCATATCGGAAATTTGAGAACGGCGCTTTATGCTTATCTTTTAACAAAGCATATGGGCGGAGATTATATTTTGAGAATTGAGGACACCGACCAGGAAAGATATGTTGACGGCGCGGTGGATTTGATTTACAGAACGCTTAAAGAAACGGGAATTAAGCACGATGAGGGTCCGGATGTGGGCGGTGATTACGGTCCGTACATTCAGAGCGAGCGAAGAAATATTTATAAAGAGTATGCCGAAAAGCTTGTTGAGCTTGGCGGTGCATACTACTGTTTCTGCGACAAAGAGCGTCTTGACAAGCTCAAAGAGGCACAGCTTGCGCACAAAATGACGCCGAAATACGACGGCTGCTGCCGCGGTCTTTCAAAAGAAGAAATCGAGGAAAAGCTTAAAGCGGGCGTTCCGTATGTTATAAGACAAAAAATCGACCCTCACGGCACAACAAGCTTTGAGGACGCGGTTTTCGGCAAAATCACGGTTGAAAATTCAACGCTTGACGATAACGTTCTTCTGAAATCGGACGGACTTCCGACCTACAATTTTGCAAACGTTGTTGATGACCATTTAATGCACATCACCCACGTTATAAGAGGCAACGAATACCTTTCGAGCACACCGAAATACAATCTTTTGTATCAGGCGTTCGGCTGGGAAATTCCGACATACATTCACGTTTCGCCGATTATCAAAGAAAACGGCAAAAAGCTTTCAAAGCGCGAGGGCGACGCGTCGTATGAGGATTTTATAAACAAAGGATACTTAAAAGACGCGATTATAAACTATATCGCGCTTCTCGGCTGGAGTCCCGGGGGAGATAAAGAAATATTCACAATGGACGAGCTTATCGAGAATTTCAGCATTGACGGCATAAGCAAATCGCCTGCCGTTTTCGATGAGAAAAAATTAAGCTGGCTCAACGGCGAATATATAAGAAAAATGACGGTTGAGGAATTTTTGGAAAAAGCAAATCCGTATTTTGAAAAAGCGGTTAAAAAGGACGTTGACAAAACGGAACTTGCGCGTCTTTTACACGACAGATGCGAAAAATTCTCGGATATTCCCGAGCAAATCGACTTTATCGACGCTTTGCCCGAATACGACATTTCGCTCTACACGCACAAAAAGATGAAAACCAATCCCGAAAATTCGCTTGAAAGCCTTAAAAATTCGCTTCCCGTGCTTGAAGAAATTTCGGATTGGACAGAGGAAAACATTCATAATGCACTCTTTGCGCTTATCGAAAAACTCGGCGTTAAAAACGGCATAATTCTCTGGCCGCTCCGCGTTGCACTGAGCGGAAAGGCATTCACACCCGGCGGAGCTATCGAGCTTGGCTACATTCTCGGCAAAGATGAGTCTGTTGCGAGAATTAAAAAGGGAATTGAAAAGCTTGCCAATGCATAA
- a CDS encoding M56 family metallopeptidase, with product MISQVFKAILITSLAGSVLAGVICLFRPITKKHFSYLWHYYIWLCVLAVMLIPVRFSAVTVRMPNTLSQAVQTVQTNGIGQTGAIGNAVQTGAVQMRIFDKTAVIWDEIIYAHINILAYLWLAGALFLILLNIARYISLNVKIRRQTEDVILPEISEYTDRKINVRVWENVSSPFMTGIVNPTLVLPKKELSREQLCNILHHEMTHFKRHDILYKWFAEFVACVHWFNPVARYVSKQIAAECEISCDMAVTKNMSDSEEMSYINTILSLLPTGRLTGLPLTTQMTGSKKVLKRRFIMIKNKKKTSKTAVIISVVAAVAILITAVYASGILSNFAKDNGNFAEKPSQYDKASPEYTAEQFFYLFSDGDFENMKRYCTQSCIDGFFGDDYVFGMNKATLKNITAVDNPAEKGFTNGEWVALAEVTMTPDDKSVFDPNQTETSFYLILKQQDGKYLIDEFASGL from the coding sequence ATGATCAGCCAAGTATTCAAAGCCATTTTAATCACATCGCTTGCAGGTTCGGTGCTTGCCGGCGTAATCTGCCTGTTTCGCCCGATAACAAAAAAGCATTTCAGTTATTTGTGGCATTATTACATATGGCTGTGCGTGCTTGCCGTAATGCTTATCCCTGTGCGGTTTAGTGCGGTGACGGTGCGTATGCCGAACACCTTGTCACAAGCGGTGCAGACGGTACAGACAAACGGTATCGGACAAACCGGAGCAATAGGAAATGCGGTGCAAACGGGCGCGGTTCAAATGCGGATTTTTGACAAAACGGCTGTTATATGGGACGAAATAATTTACGCTCATATAAATATTTTAGCGTATTTGTGGCTTGCCGGCGCACTGTTTTTGATACTTTTGAACATTGCGCGGTATATAAGCCTTAACGTTAAAATACGCAGACAGACAGAAGATGTCATCTTGCCCGAAATAAGCGAATATACAGACAGAAAAATCAACGTCCGCGTTTGGGAAAATGTTTCATCGCCGTTTATGACGGGCATAGTAAATCCCACGCTGGTTTTGCCGAAAAAAGAGCTTTCGCGCGAACAGCTCTGCAACATACTGCACCACGAAATGACGCATTTTAAACGGCACGATATTTTGTATAAATGGTTTGCCGAATTTGTAGCTTGCGTGCACTGGTTCAATCCTGTTGCGCGGTACGTTTCAAAGCAGATTGCGGCGGAATGTGAAATATCGTGCGATATGGCGGTCACAAAAAATATGTCGGACAGCGAGGAAATGAGCTATATCAACACAATTCTTTCTCTTCTCCCGACAGGCAGGCTTACAGGACTTCCGCTCACCACTCAGATGACAGGCAGTAAAAAGGTTCTGAAAAGGAGGTTCATTATGATTAAAAACAAGAAAAAAACAAGCAAAACTGCGGTGATAATTTCCGTCGTTGCCGCGGTTGCCATACTTATAACGGCGGTGTATGCAAGCGGAATATTGTCAAACTTCGCAAAAGACAACGGCAATTTTGCCGAAAAACCGAGCCAATATGACAAAGCGTCGCCCGAATATACAGCAGAACAGTTCTTTTACCTGTTCAGCGACGGCGATTTTGAGAATATGAAACGTTACTGCACGCAAAGCTGTATAGACGGTTTCTTCGGTGACGATTACGTTTTTGGTATGAACAAGGCAACGCTCAAAAACATCACCGCGGTTGATAACCCGGCGGAAAAAGGCTTTACAAACGGCGAATGGGTTGCACTTGCGGAGGTGACAATGACGCCGGACGATAAATCGGTATTTGACCCGAATCAAACCGAAACGTCATTTTATCTGATATTAAAACAGCAGGACGGAAAATATTTGATTGACGAGTTTGCGTCGGGACTTTAA
- a CDS encoding helix-turn-helix domain-containing protein, translated as MDIKGKKFGERMMYVRHKRGLSRETLAKAAGVSNSDIINYEESYISPSPETAENIARILEVAVEELYGSDVDLLNDPSRNFDEEAKIPVFGKDGCRYIMQLDTDYAREYIKLPNFFRTRIGRFVAVYAPDNCMDAAKIKKDNIVILKWISVSLCEDAETMRNRIDNEMESGKIYAFMYRNKLYIRRIYISGGKFTVVSQSELYNEKPAVFDYDEITVLGQCTMVLVDFKR; from the coding sequence ATGGATATTAAGGGTAAAAAATTCGGCGAAAGAATGATGTACGTAAGACATAAAAGAGGATTAAGCCGTGAAACGCTCGCAAAGGCGGCGGGTGTTTCAAATTCGGATATTATAAATTATGAGGAAAGCTACATAAGCCCCTCGCCCGAAACCGCTGAAAACATCGCAAGAATTTTGGAAGTGGCGGTTGAAGAGCTTTACGGGAGCGATGTCGACTTATTAAACGATCCGTCGAGAAATTTTGACGAAGAAGCGAAAATTCCGGTTTTCGGCAAGGACGGGTGCAGATATATTATGCAGCTTGACACCGATTACGCGCGTGAATATATAAAGCTCCCGAATTTTTTCAGAACGCGGATAGGGCGGTTTGTAGCGGTGTACGCGCCCGATAACTGTATGGATGCCGCAAAGATTAAAAAAGACAATATTGTAATTTTAAAGTGGATAAGCGTTTCGCTTTGCGAGGATGCCGAAACAATGCGCAACCGTATTGACAATGAAATGGAAAGCGGAAAAATTTATGCTTTTATGTATCGCAATAAGCTTTATATAAGGCGTATTTACATAAGCGGAGGAAAATTCACCGTCGTGTCGCAGAGTGAGCTTTACAACGAAAAACCCGCCGTGTTCGATTATGACGAGATAACGGTGCTGGGGCAGTGCACTATGGTGCTTGTTGATTTTAAAAGATAA
- a CDS encoding MerR family transcriptional regulator: MLYTVGEIAKKIGVAPSTLRYYDKEGLLPFVERSGGGIRMFKDADLEWLSIIECLKKTGMPIKEIKKFIDWCCEGDSTIEKRLELIDTQRDALLRKMEELQKNLKILDYKHWYYETAKKAGTCKIHENMKKEDIPEKFRDLKK, translated from the coding sequence ATGTTATACACAGTGGGCGAAATCGCAAAGAAAATAGGCGTTGCGCCGTCAACTTTGAGGTATTACGACAAGGAAGGTCTTCTCCCCTTTGTTGAGCGGAGCGGCGGCGGAATAAGAATGTTTAAAGACGCCGATTTGGAATGGCTGTCGATTATAGAATGTCTTAAAAAGACGGGAATGCCGATAAAGGAAATTAAAAAATTTATCGACTGGTGCTGTGAGGGCGACTCCACAATAGAAAAGCGTCTTGAGCTTATAGACACCCAGCGCGATGCGCTTTTGCGCAAAATGGAGGAATTGCAGAAAAATCTTAAAATCCTCGATTACAAGCATTGGTATTATGAAACCGCAAAAAAGGCAGGCACCTGCAAAATTCACGAAAATATGAAAAAAGAAGATATTCCCGAAAAATTCAGAGATTTGAAAAAATAG
- a CDS encoding helix-turn-helix domain-containing protein produces MPRIKRTPGDRIAELRRSKGFSQAALGWLAGVGNTTISNYETNYCLPNIDVTEKIAAALETPTEYIVSGRGEKSIYECRKPRNFVKIPVYTGSNYMDIMQIGNDAKCDTLTLPCLPETETGSFAAICAPDNYMDSELIQKGDLVIVRRINVSVCDIAEVKQKRIDEEIKNGKIYAFIHNNELFIRRIHNIAGAFTTITHSRCFQNRPKVFQYDEIMIIGECVLALVDLD; encoded by the coding sequence ATGCCCAGAATCAAACGAACGCCGGGGGACAGAATTGCGGAACTGCGCCGCAGCAAAGGGTTTTCGCAGGCGGCGCTCGGTTGGCTTGCAGGGGTTGGAAACACTACTATTTCAAATTACGAAACCAACTATTGCCTGCCGAATATCGACGTTACGGAAAAAATTGCCGCAGCGCTTGAAACACCGACAGAATATATCGTTTCGGGACGCGGAGAAAAAAGCATTTACGAATGCAGAAAACCAAGAAATTTTGTAAAAATTCCCGTATATACGGGCAGTAATTATATGGATATTATGCAGATAGGAAACGACGCAAAATGCGACACGCTCACACTGCCTTGTCTGCCGGAAACGGAAACTGGGAGTTTTGCCGCAATCTGTGCGCCCGACAATTATATGGACAGCGAACTGATACAAAAAGGCGACCTTGTCATAGTACGCCGTATAAACGTTTCCGTTTGCGACATTGCAGAGGTCAAACAGAAACGAATTGACGAAGAAATAAAAAACGGTAAAATTTATGCTTTTATTCATAATAATGAGCTTTTTATCCGCAGGATACACAATATTGCAGGTGCATTTACAACCATAACACACAGTAGATGTTTTCAAAACAGACCGAAAGTCTTTCAGTATGACGAAATTATGATAATAGGCGAGTGTGTTTTGGCATTGGTTGATTTGGATTAA
- the accD gene encoding acetyl-CoA carboxylase, carboxyltransferase subunit beta: MLDKIFKRNENQKTKICKKCGKEFAYVDAEKNNMICPECNSYFRMNPKERIALVCDSFKEKDADLKSKNTLKFPNYDEKLEKAVETSGCKDAVSYGIAETDGIKYVIFVMNSEFMMGSMGQVVGEKITRAFELALSKKLPVVGFTTSGGARMQEGIFSLMQMAKVSGAVKKHKDAGLLYITVLTDPTTGGVTASFAMEGDIILAEPHALVGFAGARVIEQTTGQKLPDGFQRAEFLLEHGFVDAIVPREKLKNTLADILTLHN; the protein is encoded by the coding sequence ATGCTGGATAAAATTTTTAAACGCAATGAGAACCAAAAAACTAAAATCTGCAAAAAATGCGGTAAAGAATTTGCTTACGTCGACGCGGAAAAAAACAATATGATTTGCCCAGAATGTAATTCGTATTTCAGAATGAATCCGAAAGAGCGTATTGCGCTTGTGTGCGACAGTTTTAAAGAAAAAGATGCAGATTTAAAAAGCAAAAACACTCTTAAGTTTCCAAACTACGACGAAAAGCTTGAAAAAGCGGTTGAAACAAGCGGCTGCAAAGACGCGGTGTCATACGGAATTGCCGAAACGGATGGAATTAAATATGTGATTTTCGTTATGAATTCCGAGTTTATGATGGGCAGTATGGGTCAGGTTGTGGGCGAAAAAATCACCCGTGCGTTTGAGCTTGCATTAAGCAAAAAACTGCCCGTGGTAGGCTTTACAACGTCGGGCGGTGCGCGTATGCAGGAGGGAATTTTTTCGCTTATGCAGATGGCAAAGGTCAGCGGTGCGGTGAAAAAGCACAAGGACGCAGGGCTTTTGTATATAACGGTTTTGACTGACCCAACAACGGGAGGTGTTACCGCAAGCTTTGCAATGGAGGGCGATATTATTCTCGCCGAACCGCACGCGCTTGTCGGTTTTGCAGGTGCAAGGGTTATTGAACAGACGACGGGACAGAAACTTCCCGACGGCTTTCAGCGGGCGGAATTTTTGCTCGAACACGGCTTTGTTGACGCGATTGTACCGCGCGAAAAGCTCAAAAACACACTTGCGGATATTTTAACACTTCATAATTAA
- a CDS encoding carboxymuconolactone decarboxylase family protein, translating to METKKQTAGRESLGEFAPKFAQLNDDVLFGEVWSRDDKLSLKMRSIVTVTALVSKGMVDSSFEYHAKTAKANGVTKTEMAEILTHLAFYAGWPNAWAAFRIVKEVYKDDSEPCHGGIFGLGSENSAYAKYFVGKSYLNPLTNPEKTVFAANVTFEPSCRNNWHIHKASKGGGQILLCTDGEGWYQEEGSAPRSLKPGDVVQIPAGVKHWHGAKKDSWFSHVAIECPGENTSNEWLEKADDEYYNNL from the coding sequence GTGGAAACTAAAAAACAGACAGCAGGCAGAGAGTCGCTCGGAGAGTTTGCACCGAAATTTGCACAGCTTAATGATGACGTGCTTTTCGGCGAGGTATGGTCGAGAGATGACAAACTTTCGCTCAAAATGCGGTCGATTGTCACCGTAACGGCACTTGTAAGCAAGGGAATGGTGGATTCTTCGTTTGAATATCACGCGAAAACCGCAAAGGCGAACGGTGTCACAAAAACAGAGATGGCAGAAATTCTCACGCATCTTGCGTTTTATGCAGGCTGGCCTAACGCGTGGGCGGCTTTCAGAATTGTTAAAGAGGTTTATAAAGATGACAGCGAGCCTTGTCACGGCGGAATTTTCGGGCTTGGCAGCGAAAACAGTGCGTACGCAAAATATTTCGTGGGAAAAAGCTACTTAAATCCGCTTACAAATCCCGAAAAAACGGTTTTTGCGGCGAATGTTACGTTTGAGCCGTCGTGCAGAAACAACTGGCATATTCACAAGGCATCGAAAGGCGGAGGACAAATTCTTTTGTGTACCGACGGCGAGGGCTGGTATCAGGAGGAGGGCAGTGCGCCCCGTTCGCTTAAACCGGGCGACGTTGTTCAAATTCCTGCCGGAGTAAAGCATTGGCACGGCGCGAAAAAAGACAGCTGGTTCTCGCACGTTGCAATAGAGTGCCCCGGCGAGAATACGTCAAACGAATGGCTTGAAAAGGCAGACGACGAATATTACAATAATCTTTAA
- a CDS encoding acetyl-CoA carboxylase carboxyltransferase subunit alpha — MNSYQRVLNARDSKRPSGAYFINRMITKFIEFHGDRRFSDDGAIIGGIGYLNEMPVTVIAMERGTTIEERMKRNFGCPSPEGYRKALRLMKQAEKFNRPVICIINSSGAYCGIGAEERGQGLAIAENLMEMMTLKTPVVSVVTGEGGSGGALALSVADSIFMLENAVYSVISPEGCASILWKDSSKAPDAAEALKLTAKDLHKFGIVETVISEENRTNEEICDELKLKLVKEIKRLNKLDIGDLLDDRYEKFRKIGSV; from the coding sequence ATGAATTCATATCAGAGAGTTTTAAATGCGCGCGACTCAAAAAGACCGTCGGGAGCGTATTTCATAAACAGAATGATAACAAAATTTATTGAATTTCACGGTGACAGACGTTTTTCGGATGACGGCGCGATAATCGGCGGAATAGGGTATTTAAACGAAATGCCCGTCACGGTGATTGCAATGGAGCGCGGAACGACCATAGAGGAGAGGATGAAACGCAACTTCGGATGTCCGAGTCCGGAGGGATACAGAAAAGCTCTTCGCCTTATGAAACAGGCAGAAAAGTTTAACCGTCCCGTAATCTGTATTATAAACAGCTCGGGCGCGTACTGCGGAATAGGCGCGGAGGAGCGCGGTCAGGGACTTGCGATTGCCGAAAATCTTATGGAAATGATGACACTCAAAACTCCCGTTGTTTCTGTTGTAACGGGCGAGGGCGGAAGCGGAGGAGCGCTTGCGCTTTCAGTTGCCGACAGCATTTTTATGCTTGAAAATGCAGTTTACTCGGTTATTTCGCCGGAGGGGTGCGCAAGCATTTTGTGGAAAGATTCGTCCAAAGCGCCCGATGCGGCGGAGGCTTTAAAACTTACGGCGAAGGATTTGCACAAATTCGGCATTGTTGAAACGGTTATCAGCGAGGAAAACAGAACAAATGAGGAAATCTGCGACGAACTTAAACTTAAGCTTGTGAAAGAAATAAAAAGACTTAACAAGCTTGACATCGGAGATTTGCTTGATGACCGATATGAAAAATTCAGAAAAATAGGCAGTGTATAA